In Acidobacteriota bacterium, the genomic stretch CGGTGTCGAAGTAGTTGACTCCCAGGTCGATGGCCCGCGCGATCACCCGGGGATCGGGCGTGATCCCGACGCCGCAGCCGACACCCGACACCTTCATCCCCGTCCGCCCCAGAATACGGTATTCCGATCCCGGGGCCGGGCCGGGCGCCACCAACCGGGCGGGACCCGCCAAACCGGCCGCCGGGAGAAGAACCCCGGCCTGCAGGAATCTCCTGCGCGACGCGTCGAACTCCATAGATCCTCCCGTGAAGACCGAAGAATGTTCAGAGACAGGGTCCCCGCCGGAACGGGGCCTTTGACATCATCATAATTCCACCGGACCCGGATTCCCACCCCTATTTCCGCCCCCGGAACCGGGCCGCGCGAGGCCCCAACGCGATTGACTCCGCGGGGCGCGTTCGCATAGGATGGACGGGTTTTCAATGGAGGGTGTGCGCATGAGCAAGGTCGATCTGATCGCGTCCTACTGGACGATCGCGGGGGACGTCCATCCCCACTCGGAGCAGGAATTCAGCCCCTTCGACTTCCGGGACCGCGTGGAGGCGGCGGCGCGGGCCGGATTCACCGGAATCGGGCTGAAGGAGGCCGACGTCGCGCACACGCTCGAGCGGAGGACCCTCCGGGAGATGAAGCGCATCCTCGACGACAACGGCATCCGGCACGTCGAGCTGGAGTTCATCTCCGACTGGTTCCTGGACGGGGAGAAAAAACGGGAGTCGGACAAGGTCAAGCATATGCTGCTCGAGGCGGCCGAAGCGCTGGGCGCCCGGCACATCAAGGCGGGCGACTTCGATTCGCAGGTGACGCCCATGCCGCGGCTGATCGAGTCCTTCGCCGCCCTCTGTGACGACGCGCGCAACTACGGGACCCGCATCCTTTTCGAATTGATCGTCGACGCGATGATCAAGACGCTCCCCGAGACCCTGGAAATGGTCACGGGGGCGGACCGGGAAAACGGCGGCATCATGATCGACCTCTGGCACGTCGTCAAGCTGGGGATCCCCTACGAGGAGGTCGCCCGCATCCCCCCCCGCTTTCTCCTGGGGGTCGAGATCAACGACGGGACGCTCCAGTGCCCCTGGAGCCTTCACGAGGACACCATCAACCACCGCAGGCTGTGCGGGGAGGGGGAATTCGACATCAGGGGGTTCGTCCGCCGGATTCTCGCGGCGGGATACGACGGCCCGTGGGGGATCGAGGTCCTGAGCCGGGAGCTGCGGACCCTGCCCCTCGGGGAGGCGGCCACGCGCGCCTACGACACCACGATCGCGCAGTTCTGAGAAAGGGGGATTCCGTGCAGTCCGACGACAAGATCCTGATCGAACTCTACACCACCATGCTGACGATCCGCCGCTTCGAGGAGCGGCTCGTCCGCGAGGTCTTCGCCGGGAACATCCCCGGGTTCGTCCATTCCTACATCGGGCAGGAGGCCATCGCCGCCGGCGTCTGCCGGCACCTGACGCGGCGCGACCGCATCGTCAGCCACCACCGCGGACACGGACACTGCATCGCCAAGGGCGCCGACCTGAAAAGGATGATGGCCGAGATCTACGGCAAGAAGACCGGGTACTGCAAGGGGAAGGGGGGATCGATGCATATCGCCGACTTCAGCGTGGGGATGCTGGGGGCGGACGGCATCGTGGGCGCCGGGTTGCCGATCTCCACCGGGGCCGCCTTCGCCGCGCAACTGGAGCGGAAAGGGGACATCGCCGCGGTGTTTTTCGGCGACGGGGCCTGCAACGAAGGGGAATTTCACGAGGCCCTGAACCTGGCGGGGATCTGGAAGCTGCCGCTGCTGTTCGTCTGCGAAAACAACCAGTACGGGGTCAACACCCCGGCCGCCTACGCGATGGCGGCCGGCGAGATCGCCCGGATCCCCAGGGCCCACAAGATCCCCTGCAAGGTGGTATTCGGCAACGACGTGGAGGAGGTCCACCGCGCCGCGGGTTCCGCGGTCGCCGGGATCCGCAAGGGGGGAGGCCCCTTTTTCCTGGAATGCCGGACCTACCGCTGGCACAAGCATTTCCTCTCCCAGGGGCTGGAGGACCTGCGCCCCGCGGCCGAACTGGAGGAGTGGAAGAGGAAGTGCCCGGTGGCGTCCTTCGAAAAGAAGCTGCGCGACCGGGGCGTGCTCTCGGCGGCCAAGGTCCGGTCGATCAACGACAAGATCCTGCGGGCGGTCGAAGAGGCGCACGACTTCGCCCTCCGGAGCCCCTACCCGCAACCTCAGGACGCGTTGCAGGATGTCTATTCCACCTAAACCGAGCGAGGGAACGATGCGAAAGATCACGTACGACCAGGCGGCGAACGAGGCCATCCAGGAAGAATTCCGCAAGAATCCCCGCTGCGTCCACATGTCCACCGACCTGGCGGCCGACCTCGCGGAGGAATTCGGGACCGACCGGGTGAGGGTCACGCCGATAGCGGAAAACAGCTTCGTGGGGGCCGCCATCGGCCTGGCGGGATCGGGGTTCCGGGCGGTGGTCAACCTGCGCATGGCCACCTTCGGCTTCGTCGCCCTGGACCAGATGATGAACCACGCCGCCAAGATCACCTACATGTTCGGCGGCCAGGCGAAGTTTTCTGTCCTGATCCGGATGACGGTGGGCGCGGGCTTTTCCGGTGCCGCCGAGCACTCCATCAGCCCCTACTCCATGTTCATGAACGTACCGGGGCTGAAGATCCTCCTGCCGACCACGCCCTACGACGTGAAGGGGCTCCTCAAGACGGCCTTGAATGACCCGAACCCCGTCATCTCCTTCGAGCCCTTCATGCTGGGCCGGACCGAGGCCGAGGTGCCGGAAAAGGAGTATTTCATCCCTTTCGGCAAGGCGGCGGTCCGGAGGCGGGGAACCGACGTGACGGTCGTGGCCCTGGGCCGGATGGCGCACGTGGCCCTGGAGGCGGCGGCGGAGGTGGAGGGGAAGATCTCGGTGGAGGTGATCGATCCCCGGACGCTGGTCCCCCTCGACCGGGACACCATCCTCCGCTCGGTCCGCAAGACGGGGCGCCTCGTGGTGGTCGATGAAGCCTGCCGGACCTGCAGCGCGGCGTCGGAGATCGTCGCCCTGGCGGCCTCCGACCGCACGACCTTCGCGCGGCTGCGGTCGGCGCCGGCCCAGGTCTGCGGGCTCGACGTCCCGATCCCCTTCAGCCCGCCGATGGAAAAGTTCGTCATCCCCGACCGGGCGAAAATCGCCAGGGCGATCCGGGGCGCCATGCGCCGGCCGTCCGCGTAGACCGGGCGCACCAAAAAAAAGGGAGCCTTCCGCCGCCGCACCCTCCCCGGGCGCGACGCTGAAGGCTCCCTGAACTTCAAGCGGGCGGGATCTCCGCCTACTTCTTTTTCCGGTCCTCGGCGGCCAGAATCTGCGAAGGCTGCGCCTTCAGCCACTCGGCGTCCTCGTCGTCCTTGAGCCAGTCGGTCACGCAACCGATCTTGTCGGCGGTCTCGTACAGGGCCAGGTACAGGAGGCACAGGTTCCGGTCCGGGTCGATGGCGATCTTGGTCAGGTAGCTGGTTTCATACTTCAGCTTCTGGTGGATCTGGTCCAGGACCATGTTGGCGATCGGGCAGATGTAGGGGGCCACCCCTTCGGCCTTGACCAGGGCTTCCTTCTCATGGTGGATGCATCCCTTGACCTTCAGCTTGAGCATGAGCCCTTCCCCGCCGGTCTTGTAGGAGATGTCGGCCACGATCCCCGCTTCCTTCATCGCCTTGGTGCAGGCCTCGACGATTTCGGGCACCGTTTTCCCCTGGATGTTCTGGGCGCGGATGAAGTCGGGGCCCACGAACTCGCACTTCCAGTAGGCCATGCCGGAGAGTTCCTGAAACATGAGAGTTTCAAGCCTAGAGACAAGCTGATTGCAATACTTTATGGTATCCATTTAGATCCTCTCCTTGTTTCCGAATTTTTCCCAGTACACCATCTCCTCGAGCTCCATTTTGGGCCTCGGATGCTTGCGCTGTTCGAGGGGGTAGCCGACCGCGAGGTAGGAGAGCACCTTGTACTTGCCCATCCCCTGCGGAATGCCCAGGATGTCCTTGAACCGGATGGCGTCGCGCGTGCTGGCCACCGGGCCGTAGACCCAGCAGGAACCCAGCCCCATGCAATGGGCCTGGAGAATCATGTTCTCCATGGCGGCGCACAGGTCGTAGGGAACGTCCACGCTGCCGACGCGCAGGTCGCCGATCACGGCGATGACGACGGGCGCCTGCTTGCAGAACTCGGACACTCTTCCGGAATACATGAATTCCAGCACGCCCGCCCGCTTCTCGGGATCCTCGATCCCCTCGAACCTCTTCTGGAGTTCGTTGAGGCAGTACCAGGCGGTCATGCGCGAGCCGCTCCCCTGCTTGGAGAGATCGCCGATCTTGTTCCGCGTTTCCTGGTCGCGGATCACGATGAATCTCCACGGCTGGTAGTTTTCCCCCGTCGGCGCCCAGCGGGCGGCCTCGAGGATCATGTCGATCATCTCGTCCGGTACCGGATCCGGCTTGTACCTGCGGATGCTCTTTCTCGATGTGAGTACATCCAAAAACTCTTGACCCTTCATATGGATTTACCTCCAGGCTTGTAGAAATGTTTAAGTGCCGGCGAAACCATCGCCCTGCGCATGATGATTCCAGACTTCGGGCAATCAGCAAAAGGCACTTTTATTACATTGAAACACCCTCGTTGTCAACGAAAACCGCCCCGGGCGCGCGGGCGCCGCGGCTCAGATGACCTTCTCTTCGCTCAGCTTCTCCAGTTCCCCGGCATCCATGCCCAGGAGCCCGCCGTAGATCTCCCCGTTGTGCTCGCCGACGTCGGGCACCCGCATCGTCCGGTCCCCCGGCGTGCGGGACATCTTGTACACCGAGCCGATGAGCTTCACCTTCCCCGAAACCGGCTGCTCCACCTCCACGATCATCTCCCGCGAAAGGAGTTGAGGATCGGAGGCCACCTGGTCGAAGGTGGGGAGCGGCGAGCAGGGAACCTGGTGCTTCTTCAGTTCGGCGATCGCCTCCTCGACCGTTTTCTCCTTGAGCCACCCCTCGACCAGCGCATCGACCTCGGCCATGTGCCGGGTCCGGAGTTCGCGCGTGGCGAAGCGCTCCTCGCCGGCGAGGTCCTCGCGCCCCATGGCCTGAAGCACCTTCTGCCACTGGCCGTCGGTGATCGTGCAGATCACCACGTACCCGTCCCTGGCGTTGAAGGCGCCGAAGGGGGCCGAACTGCTCAGCTTGTTGCCGAACCGCTTCGGGACCTCGAGCGTGTCGAAGTAGTTGGCCCGGTCCGGGAACACCATCGCCCAGATGCCGTCCTGCATGGAGATGTCGATCGACTGCCCCTCCCCCGTCACCTTCCGGTGATAGAGGGCCGCGAGGATGGCGATGGCGCCGTTGTACCCCCCCATGTAGTCGCCGAGCGAAATCCCCGCCTTGAGCGGTTCTCCGCCGGGATACCCGGTCACGCTCATCAGCCCGCCCATCGCCTGCGCCACCACGTCGTAGCAGACGTCGTTGCGGCGGGGTCCGGTCTGCCCGAAACCGGATATGGAGGCGTAGATGATCGACGGGTTCAGCCTTCTCGCCTCCTCGTACCCGAGTCCCAGCCGCTCCAGGACCCCGGGCGCGAAGTTCTCCACGAGGACATCGGCCTTGGCCGCCAGTTGCCGGGCGATCTCCAACCCCTTGGGGGCCTTCAGGTTCAGGGTGACGCTCTTCTTGCCCCGGTTGTAGGAGAGGAATTGGTAGGATTCCTTCTTCGGGGTCTTGGGCATGGCCACCCTTTCCGGTTCGCCCTTGCCCGGCATCTCCACCTTGATGATCTCGGCCCCCAGTTCGGAGAGCACCGCCGTGCAGTGCGGGCCGGACAGATATTGCGTAAAATCCAGTACCCTGACGCCTTCCAATGCCTTAGCCATGATTCCTCTTCTCCTTATGACCGGGATGGCCCGGCCCGCCGATTCTCGACAACCGCCGCGCGGGACTGTAACCTTAATGCCCATGAATCCGATATCGTCGACGCTCGTTCACAAGGTCCTGCCGCCCGTTGGTGCAGGCGCCGGCGCGCCCCCGGCCCTGATCCTGCTGCACGGGCAGGGGGCCCGCGAAGACACCCTCCTGAAACTCGCGCCCCACCTCGACCCGCGCTTCTTCATCCTCAGCGTGCGCGCCCCGTTCCCCTGCGGGGGGGAACCGGACGCCTACGCCTGGTACGGCATCCCGGCCCCCTTCACCCCCCACCCGGAGCAGTTCGCCGAGAGCCTCGGCCGGCTGCGCCGGTTCGTCCGCGATGTAAAAACCGGCTACCCGGTGGACGGCCGGAAGGTGTTTCTGCTCGGCTTCAGCATGGGGAGCGTCATGGCCTTCGCCCTGTCCCTGACGGCCCCCGGGGAGGTGCGCGGCGTCGTCGCCCACAGCGGCTACGTCCCCGAGAACACGTCGCTCGAGTTCGCGTGGGACCGCCTGGAGGGGCTCTCGGTATTCCTGGCTCACGGCACCGCGGACCCGGTAGTCCCCGTGGGACTCGCCCGCCGCGCCCGGGACCTCATCGTCAAGAGTTCCGCCGAGCTGACCTACCGGGAGTACCCTACCCCCCACCGGGTCGGCCGGCAGAGCCTGCGGGATCTTTCCGGCTGGCTCGGGTCCCGGCTATCTTAATACCCCGGCGGAGCCCCCCCGTCCAATAGTAAGATCGTGCCCCGGTGATAAGTAATTAATATCAGGCGGTCAGCCCAATTCCGGCAGGCACCGGACGAAGCGCGCGAGCAGCGGCGACGCGTTGTCCCGGCGCCACGCGGCCACCATCTCGCACAGGGGGGGCTCCACCCGCAGCTTCTTGTAGGCGACCCCCCTGACGTGGATCAGCTGGAACGATTCCGGGACCAGGGAGACCCCCACCCCGGCCGCCACCAGCAGCAGCCCGGTCTGCAGCAGGCGCGTGTAATGCACCCGTTCCGGCCGCACCCCGGCCATCTGGTACGCCATGCGCACCTGCTCGTAGAACCCGGAACTCGAATGCCCCGCGGGCATGATCGCGGGCCAGGAGGCCAGGTCCCGGAGGTCGACACGCCGGCACCGGGCCAGGGGGCTCGAGTCGGGCACGGCCGCGATCAGGCGGTCGCGCGCGACGATCCTCGTCCCGAGGACGTCGCGCGACAGCTTGGCGTGGACGAACCCGATGTCCAGCTGTTCCCGGTACAGCCCGTCGATCTGTTCGCCCGCCGCGAGCTCGCTGAGTTCGACCTCGGCCGCGGGGACCTGTTTCTGCAGCCGCTTCACGCCGTCGGGGAGCACGCGGATGGCGGCCGTGCTGACGAAGCCGATCCGGATCGTGCCGGCGTCCCCGCTGTCCACCTTGCGCGCCCTCGCCGCGGCCTGGTCCGCCTGCCGGAGGACGCCGAGCGCGCTTTCGTAAAACGCCTTCCCCGCCGGCGTCAGCCGCACCTGGTGGCGGGACCGTTCGAGCAGCGTGACCCCCAGCTCCTTTTCCAGCTGCCTGATCTGCTGGCTCAGGGCGGGCTGGGCCACGTGAACGATTTCCGCCGCGTGGCGGAAATGGAGCTGCTCGGCGACGGCCACGAAATATCTCAAATGCCTCAGTTCCACGCACCGACCCCCCAGGTGACCGCGCTTGCCAAAATCCCGGCCCCATACTACGCTATCCCTCACCCGGATAAAACAATTCCATTGCCGCCCCGGACGGCCGCCGGCGGGAAACCTGGAGGGTATCCGAGATGGGCCTGATCCCGGCCGCGCAGTTCGCGCTGCAACTCTGGCGGAAGATCGAGGAGGACGACGTGCTCACCGGCGCCGCCGCCGTCGCCTTCTTCCTCCTCCTTTCCATCTTCCCGGCGGCCATTTTCAGCCTTTCCCTCCTCCCCTTTCTCCCGATCCCCGATCTCGAGCGGGCCGCCATGGACCTGATCCACCAGGCGCTCCCCGACCAGTCGGCCGTCCTCCTGGAGAGGATCGTCGGGCAGGTCCTGGCCGAAAGAGAGGGGGGGGTGCTGACCCTGGGTCTGGCGCTGACCCTCTGGTCCGCCTCCATGGGCCTGTACGCGGCCATGAAGCAGATCGCCCGCACCCACTCCGCCGGGGAACCGCGGCGGTTCTGGAAGGCGCGCATGACGGCCGTGATCCTGATGTTCCTTCTCCTCTTCCTCCTCTTCGGCACCCTCTCCCTCCTGATCTTCGGCGGCGCGGCCCAGGACAGGATGGCGGCCGCGCTCGGATGGGGAGCGCCGCTCCGGTGGGGGTTCGCGATCCTGCGCCGCGGGATCCTCGCCCTGCTCCTGCTGACGGGGCTGGAACTGCTCTACTACCTCGGAAGAGGAGGCCGCGGGAAGTTCCGCCCGTTCTCCCCGGGCGGGCTGGCCGCCGTGGCGATGATCGCCGTGGTGTCGATGGGATTCCAGGCCTACATCACCCACCTCGGAAATTACCGCGCCATGTACGGCAGCCTGGGCGCCGTGATCGTCCTCATGCTCTGGCTTTACCTGGTAAGCATCGCCCTCCTGACCGGGTCGGAAATCAACGCCGTGCGGATGAAGCCCGGCCGGGGAACGAAAGGGGAAAACCCCGGTTCACCGGGGACGGAGCGTGATCCTCACCCCTCCCTTTAGCTCCGGGTTCTGAATGAACGAGGCACGCGCCGGGAGAGCGAGCAGGGACGCGCCCTCCGCGAGCCGCCGCTCGAGCTTCCGCCCGTCGTCCGGCCCCAGATCCGCCGGGATCTCCACCTGGGCCCGCACCTGCGGGTAGCGCCGGAGCGTTTCCTGGATTTCCCGGAGTCCCGGCGATCGGTCCGGCCGGATCCCGCCCCCGGCCCGCTCGAAATCGAACCTCGAGGGGACGTGGTGGAACTCGAGCCTCTCCGGCCGCAGCCCCATCCGGTCCTCCATCAGGCGGGCCAGCAGCTCCCGCGCATCCCCGGACAGGGGGGATTCGGACAGATACTCGACCCTGAAGGAAGGGGGCGCCCCGTCCAGGGCGAGCTCGGCGCCGACGCGCACGACGGCGATCGTTTCGGGCAACGCCATCGCCCTCAGCTCCGCGGCGACGGCATCGCGGAGGTCCCGGGCCATGTCCGGGACTCCGGGGCTGTAGGGCACGGAGTCGGGAGCCGGCGGGGCCAGCATGCCCATCAGCTTGCGCCCCTCGCCGATGTCGCTCAGGCTCTGGACCAGGTCGAGCCGCGCCGCGACCCCCGTCCGGTCGGCCACCCGCTCCTCGAAGCGCCGGATATCCTCCGAGGTGAACAGGGCGTTGGTCGCCACCTGGACGCGGACGGAGATCTCCTCCTCCCCGATCGTGGCCACCGAGTTGATGATGGCGGAGCGCCCCGGCTGGTCGAACATCTTCTCCACGACCGAAACCGCCTGCCGGGCCCGGAATTCCCGGCTCAGCTGGTCCAGCGCCATCTGCAGGGGAATGACCAGGGCAAGCAGAAAAACGACGATGACCATCAGCCGGGCGCGCGTGCTCCCGGCCCGCCCGATCAGGGTCCCGAGCCCGAGCCGCTCGAACAGGAACCGGACGAACGGCCGCTTCATCTCCCCGTGTTTCCGTGCCCCGACGGTCTCCAGGGAAGCCGCCGCCGGCATGCCCGCGGCGGCATAGACCAACGCGGCACCCAGGATGACGGCAAAGAAGTTGGCGATGAACAGCAGGGTCGCCCCCCGGAAGATCTCGGTGCTGAATTCCCGGCCCAGGCCGAAACCGAGAACGGTGAGCGGCGGCATCAGGGCGAGCCCCAGCAGCGCCCCCGGGAAATAGCGCAGCAGCCGCTTCCGGCCGAATGTCAGCGCGGCTCCCGCCATGCCGGAAAAGAGCGCGACCAGGAAATCGAGAATCGTGGGCCGGGTGCGGGACGCGATCTCGGCCGTAACGGCGTTGAACGGGAGCAGTTCACTGAACAGGGCGGAGAGCGCGGCGACCAGGAGAACGACGAGCAGCAGCTTCCACAGAAGCCTCAGCAGGAGGTAGATATCCCCCGCCGCCAGGGCCAGGCCTGCGGCCAGGACCGGCCAGGCGATCGGCACGATCAGGGCCGCGCCGATGATGATGGAACTCTGATTCAGCACCAGGCCCAGCGCCGTCAGTACCGACGCCAGCAGGATCTGCACCCAGAAGATCGAGGGGGCCATCGAGGCGTTCTGCATCGCGTGGAGGTACTGCTGCTCCCTCTCCTCGGGGCGGATCCCCAGAAGCCGCATCACCTGTTCCGTGAAGGAGAACGGCTTCCGCCGGGCGGCCTGCTCTCCCGCTCCCCGATGCGGCGTCTCCTCCAGGACCGTCACCGCCGCATCGGGCACGGGGCCGTCCCCGGCGGCCTCGGCGGGTTCCCGCCCTCCTGCGGAAGTCCGCCCCGGTTCCTCCGCCGCCGATAGCGGCGCCCCCGCCGGTGACGGCGCCCCCGCCGGTGACGGCGCCGCCGCCTTCTCCGCCGCCCTTTCCCGCCCGAGCCGCCTCTCGGCGAAGATCACCCCGCCGGTCATATGAATGTTGCTCACCACGATCACGATAAAGGCATAAATCGGAAAGAGCTCAGCCCCGGGGACCCCCAACTGGACGGGAAGGAAAGCCATGACCGCCGTCGCGAGCCCCCGGGGGAGCATGGAGAGCACCATCTGCCGCTCTCCAGCCGTATAGGTCCCTTTCCTGAGGACGGCGCGCACCGCCGCGTACCGGCCGCCGAACAGCAGGGCCGCCATGGCGATGCCGGAGAGGGCGATGACCGGGGTCAGGGCGCTGAAATCGAGCAGCAGGCCCAGGTAGACGAAAAAGAAGGTCCGGATCAGAAAGGAGAGTTCCTCCGTGATGTTCTTCATGAACGCCTGGAGCACGAACTGTTCGGCACGGACATCGATGCCGAAAAAATACCGGACCTGGGGGCCGACCCGGTCGGCGACCACGTGCATGTTCTCGAGAATCATCCCGAACATGAGGACCGCGAAAGCCGCGCTCCCCCCCAGTTCCTCGACCCCGAAATAGAGCAGGAACACGAACCCGAGGGTCAGCATGTAGGCAAGCGGCTCTTTCCCCATCCAGCCGATCAGCCTCGCCCACAGGGCGCCGGCCACCGAAGAGACGACGAAGGCCACCGCGATGGACAAAAAGAGCGCCAGGGCGATCCCGGGGACGCTCTGCTTCCCGGTGGCGTGGGCGTCGAGGAGGAACAGGACGGCAACGATCAACAACACGTCCCCGAGCGCCGACTCGAGTTTCAGGAGGGTCCGGATCTCCTGCCGGACGCTGAGACCGGAGACCAGCGGAATGATGATGGCGGGGCTGGCGGCGCCCAGAAGCGAGGCCAGCAGCAGGGAGTGGATCACCGGCATCCCGAGCCCGAAAAAGGCGAGCGCCCCCACGGCGAGAAACGAAATGAGAAAACTGAGCAGGGCGAGGATGGAGGCTTTGGGCGCCTGGGTCCGAACGCTCGATACATCCAGGCCCAGTCCCCCCTCGAAAAGGATGATGAGCAGCGCGAGGGTCCCGAAAAAAGGGGCGATGGCGACCAGGGAACCGGACGTCACCCATCCGGTGACGGGGCCCAGGACGATGCCGATCCCGATCAGCAGAAGCACGCTGGGAATCTTCGTGACCCTGAAAAGAAGGTGGGCGAGGAATCCGACCAGGATCACCCCGCCGATGAAAGCGAACGCCACGGCCACCGTCATGAAGAGCCCCCCGGATACGGGCTAAGATACCATGGTTTCCACCGCCGGCGAAATGCGCCAACTTTTGTTTCGTATTCCCATCGTTCATGTTAACTTGTACCTTTATCCCGGGTTCCTGTCAGCCTGGAGGTATCGCAAGCCCTTGTTGGAAGGGTCCGTTCCGTCGGATGGAATCAAAATGATCCGCACACTTTCTTCCCGGAAATGTATCCTTGTGGCCGCCCTGTTTCCGGCCCTCTTCATCCCGAACCTCCTGGCTTCGGGCGAGGCGGTCCACGACGACCCGGTCGCCCCGC encodes the following:
- a CDS encoding sugar phosphate isomerase/epimerase, which gives rise to MSKVDLIASYWTIAGDVHPHSEQEFSPFDFRDRVEAAARAGFTGIGLKEADVAHTLERRTLREMKRILDDNGIRHVELEFISDWFLDGEKKRESDKVKHMLLEAAEALGARHIKAGDFDSQVTPMPRLIESFAALCDDARNYGTRILFELIVDAMIKTLPETLEMVTGADRENGGIMIDLWHVVKLGIPYEEVARIPPRFLLGVEINDGTLQCPWSLHEDTINHRRLCGEGEFDIRGFVRRILAAGYDGPWGIEVLSRELRTLPLGEAATRAYDTTIAQF
- a CDS encoding thiamine pyrophosphate-dependent dehydrogenase E1 component subunit alpha; this encodes MLTIRRFEERLVREVFAGNIPGFVHSYIGQEAIAAGVCRHLTRRDRIVSHHRGHGHCIAKGADLKRMMAEIYGKKTGYCKGKGGSMHIADFSVGMLGADGIVGAGLPISTGAAFAAQLERKGDIAAVFFGDGACNEGEFHEALNLAGIWKLPLLFVCENNQYGVNTPAAYAMAAGEIARIPRAHKIPCKVVFGNDVEEVHRAAGSAVAGIRKGGGPFFLECRTYRWHKHFLSQGLEDLRPAAELEEWKRKCPVASFEKKLRDRGVLSAAKVRSINDKILRAVEEAHDFALRSPYPQPQDALQDVYST
- a CDS encoding alpha-ketoacid dehydrogenase subunit beta; translated protein: MRKITYDQAANEAIQEEFRKNPRCVHMSTDLAADLAEEFGTDRVRVTPIAENSFVGAAIGLAGSGFRAVVNLRMATFGFVALDQMMNHAAKITYMFGGQAKFSVLIRMTVGAGFSGAAEHSISPYSMFMNVPGLKILLPTTPYDVKGLLKTALNDPNPVISFEPFMLGRTEAEVPEKEYFIPFGKAAVRRRGTDVTVVALGRMAHVALEAAAEVEGKISVEVIDPRTLVPLDRDTILRSVRKTGRLVVVDEACRTCSAASEIVALAASDRTTFARLRSAPAQVCGLDVPIPFSPPMEKFVIPDRAKIARAIRGAMRRPSA
- a CDS encoding CoA transferase, which encodes MAKALEGVRVLDFTQYLSGPHCTAVLSELGAEIIKVEMPGKGEPERVAMPKTPKKESYQFLSYNRGKKSVTLNLKAPKGLEIARQLAAKADVLVENFAPGVLERLGLGYEEARRLNPSIIYASISGFGQTGPRRNDVCYDVVAQAMGGLMSVTGYPGGEPLKAGISLGDYMGGYNGAIAILAALYHRKVTGEGQSIDISMQDGIWAMVFPDRANYFDTLEVPKRFGNKLSSSAPFGAFNARDGYVVICTITDGQWQKVLQAMGREDLAGEERFATRELRTRHMAEVDALVEGWLKEKTVEEAIAELKKHQVPCSPLPTFDQVASDPQLLSREMIVEVEQPVSGKVKLIGSVYKMSRTPGDRTMRVPDVGEHNGEIYGGLLGMDAGELEKLSEEKVI
- a CDS encoding alpha/beta fold hydrolase; its protein translation is MNPISSTLVHKVLPPVGAGAGAPPALILLHGQGAREDTLLKLAPHLDPRFFILSVRAPFPCGGEPDAYAWYGIPAPFTPHPEQFAESLGRLRRFVRDVKTGYPVDGRKVFLLGFSMGSVMAFALSLTAPGEVRGVVAHSGYVPENTSLEFAWDRLEGLSVFLAHGTADPVVPVGLARRARDLIVKSSAELTYREYPTPHRVGRQSLRDLSGWLGSRLS
- a CDS encoding LysR family transcriptional regulator; the encoded protein is MELRHLRYFVAVAEQLHFRHAAEIVHVAQPALSQQIRQLEKELGVTLLERSRHQVRLTPAGKAFYESALGVLRQADQAAARARKVDSGDAGTIRIGFVSTAAIRVLPDGVKRLQKQVPAAEVELSELAAGEQIDGLYREQLDIGFVHAKLSRDVLGTRIVARDRLIAAVPDSSPLARCRRVDLRDLASWPAIMPAGHSSSGFYEQVRMAYQMAGVRPERVHYTRLLQTGLLLVAAGVGVSLVPESFQLIHVRGVAYKKLRVEPPLCEMVAAWRRDNASPLLARFVRCLPELG
- a CDS encoding YihY/virulence factor BrkB family protein, encoding MGLIPAAQFALQLWRKIEEDDVLTGAAAVAFFLLLSIFPAAIFSLSLLPFLPIPDLERAAMDLIHQALPDQSAVLLERIVGQVLAEREGGVLTLGLALTLWSASMGLYAAMKQIARTHSAGEPRRFWKARMTAVILMFLLLFLLFGTLSLLIFGGAAQDRMAAALGWGAPLRWGFAILRRGILALLLLTGLELLYYLGRGGRGKFRPFSPGGLAAVAMIAVVSMGFQAYITHLGNYRAMYGSLGAVIVLMLWLYLVSIALLTGSEINAVRMKPGRGTKGENPGSPGTERDPHPSL
- a CDS encoding DUF389 domain-containing protein; amino-acid sequence: MTVAVAFAFIGGVILVGFLAHLLFRVTKIPSVLLLIGIGIVLGPVTGWVTSGSLVAIAPFFGTLALLIILFEGGLGLDVSSVRTQAPKASILALLSFLISFLAVGALAFFGLGMPVIHSLLLASLLGAASPAIIIPLVSGLSVRQEIRTLLKLESALGDVLLIVAVLFLLDAHATGKQSVPGIALALFLSIAVAFVVSSVAGALWARLIGWMGKEPLAYMLTLGFVFLLYFGVEELGGSAAFAVLMFGMILENMHVVADRVGPQVRYFFGIDVRAEQFVLQAFMKNITEELSFLIRTFFFVYLGLLLDFSALTPVIALSGIAMAALLFGGRYAAVRAVLRKGTYTAGERQMVLSMLPRGLATAVMAFLPVQLGVPGAELFPIYAFIVIVVSNIHMTGGVIFAERRLGRERAAEKAAAPSPAGAPSPAGAPLSAAEEPGRTSAGGREPAEAAGDGPVPDAAVTVLEETPHRGAGEQAARRKPFSFTEQVMRLLGIRPEEREQQYLHAMQNASMAPSIFWVQILLASVLTALGLVLNQSSIIIGAALIVPIAWPVLAAGLALAAGDIYLLLRLLWKLLLVVLLVAALSALFSELLPFNAVTAEIASRTRPTILDFLVALFSGMAGAALTFGRKRLLRYFPGALLGLALMPPLTVLGFGLGREFSTEIFRGATLLFIANFFAVILGAALVYAAAGMPAAASLETVGARKHGEMKRPFVRFLFERLGLGTLIGRAGSTRARLMVIVVFLLALVIPLQMALDQLSREFRARQAVSVVEKMFDQPGRSAIINSVATIGEEEISVRVQVATNALFTSEDIRRFEERVADRTGVAARLDLVQSLSDIGEGRKLMGMLAPPAPDSVPYSPGVPDMARDLRDAVAAELRAMALPETIAVVRVGAELALDGAPPSFRVEYLSESPLSGDARELLARLMEDRMGLRPERLEFHHVPSRFDFERAGGGIRPDRSPGLREIQETLRRYPQVRAQVEIPADLGPDDGRKLERRLAEGASLLALPARASFIQNPELKGGVRITLRPR